Proteins encoded in a region of the Candidatus Nitrospira nitrificans genome:
- a CDS encoding ATP-binding cassette domain-containing protein codes for MGLPLTRLRQLLTTRDQRRAALLLGAMVLAGFIDVAGVTSILPFMAVVANPAVIETNRWLHTLFTGLAFDSPQRFLIGLGLGALGLLLLSNAVSLATAAAILRFASRLGHHLSRRILTSYLRQPYAYFLDHNTSHLVVSCTEDVVRVTNGIVAPTLQALAKGVIVLSLLLLVLWVDPWLALSVGLVLGTLYTGVFLGVRHFVTRLGAASKHAHRERVRLATEMLHGIKELKILGQDQAYPQRFAHWSAVYARNQWLSATVTLVPRYAIESLAFGSMIGVVLYLLATHRAFTDAMPVLVLYAFTAYRLLPAFQQLFSSATQIRFNLSSLEALEAQLTGSARVPVREAPPRGPEARPRVTFEREIVLRNIRFAYSPGRAPVLDQFTLTIPRNATIALVGSTGAGKTTIVDLILGLIAPQHGSLLVDGLPITAANVTAWQQQLGYVPQHIYVADDSLAANIAFGVLPDQIDMERVREAARIANLDEFVREELPDGYATRVGERGVALSGGQRQRIGIARA; via the coding sequence ATGGGGCTTCCCCTGACACGACTGCGGCAGCTCTTGACCACCCGGGACCAACGGCGCGCGGCGCTGCTGCTCGGGGCGATGGTGCTGGCCGGCTTCATCGACGTCGCGGGCGTGACCTCGATCTTGCCGTTCATGGCCGTGGTGGCCAACCCGGCCGTGATCGAGACGAATCGCTGGTTGCACACGCTGTTTACCGGGCTGGCATTCGACTCCCCCCAGCGCTTTCTGATCGGTTTGGGGCTGGGGGCGTTGGGGCTCCTGCTCCTCAGTAACGCCGTGTCGCTCGCCACCGCGGCGGCCATCTTGCGGTTTGCGAGCCGGCTGGGGCACCACCTGTCCCGGCGGATCCTCACGAGCTATTTGCGGCAACCCTACGCCTATTTTTTGGACCACAATACCTCACACCTGGTGGTGTCCTGCACGGAGGATGTGGTCCGCGTCACCAACGGCATCGTCGCGCCGACCCTCCAGGCGCTGGCCAAAGGGGTCATCGTCCTCAGCCTCCTGCTGCTGGTGCTGTGGGTCGATCCCTGGTTGGCGCTCTCAGTCGGGCTGGTGCTTGGGACCCTCTACACCGGCGTGTTTCTCGGGGTGCGGCACTTCGTGACCCGCCTGGGCGCGGCCAGTAAACACGCCCACCGCGAACGGGTGCGCCTGGCCACCGAGATGTTGCATGGGATCAAGGAGCTCAAGATTCTGGGCCAAGATCAAGCCTATCCCCAACGGTTTGCGCACTGGTCGGCGGTGTATGCCAGGAATCAGTGGCTCAGCGCCACTGTGACGCTGGTGCCGCGCTACGCGATCGAAAGCCTCGCGTTTGGCTCGATGATCGGGGTGGTGCTCTATCTGCTGGCGACGCACCGAGCGTTCACCGACGCGATGCCGGTGCTGGTCCTCTATGCCTTCACGGCCTACCGGTTGCTGCCGGCCTTTCAGCAGCTCTTCAGTAGCGCCACGCAGATCCGGTTCAATCTGAGCTCCTTGGAGGCGCTGGAAGCGCAGCTGACAGGGTCGGCGCGCGTCCCCGTCCGCGAGGCCCCGCCGCGGGGGCCCGAGGCCCGGCCCCGCGTGACCTTTGAGCGGGAGATTGTCCTCCGGAACATTCGCTTCGCCTACTCCCCGGGGCGCGCGCCGGTGCTCGATCAGTTCACGCTGACGATCCCGCGGAATGCGACGATCGCGTTGGTCGGGAGCACGGGGGCCGGGAAGACCACGATCGTGGATCTCATTCTGGGGCTGATTGCCCCGCAACACGGCTCCCTGCTCGTGGACGGCCTGCCGATCACGGCGGCGAATGTGACGGCCTGGCAGCAACAACTGGGGTATGTGCCGCAGCACATCTATGTCGCCGACGACAGCCTCGCGGCGAATATTGCCTTTGGCGTGCTCCCCGACCAGATCGACATGGAGCGGGTGCGGGAGGCCGCGCGCATCGCCAATCTGGACGAGTTTGTGCGGGAGGAGTTGCCGGACGGGTATGCCACCCGGGTGGGGGAGCGGGGGGTGGCCCTCAGCGGGGGGCAGCGGCAACGCATCGGCATCGCGCGGGC